The Medicago truncatula cultivar Jemalong A17 chromosome 4, MtrunA17r5.0-ANR, whole genome shotgun sequence genome includes a region encoding these proteins:
- the LOC25494268 gene encoding cytochrome c oxidase subunit 6b-2: MAEIELKTAPVDFRFPTTNQTRHCFTRYIEFHRCMTVKGENSGECEKFAKYYRSLCPGEWVDKWNEQRDNGTFPGPL, from the exons ATGGCGGAG ATTGAGCTAAAAACAGCACCTGTTGATTTTCGTTTTCCTACAACTAATCAAACCCGACACTGTTTCACTCGCTACATAGAGTTTCATAG GTGCATGACAGTAAAAGGTGAAAACTCAGGCGAATGTGAGAAATTTGCCAAATACTACCGTTCTCTTTGCCCTGGTGAATGG GTTGACAAGTGGAATGAACAGAGGGACAATGGGACTTTTCCAGGACCACTTTGA